The sequence below is a genomic window from Sceloporus undulatus isolate JIND9_A2432 ecotype Alabama chromosome 5, SceUnd_v1.1, whole genome shotgun sequence.
TGAGATCCACTTCTTTTTCATCAAAGTTAACACTAGATGATCAGGCACTTAGTGTGGCTCACAGAGTACAAGTTTGTCAAACCTTGCCAAAGCACTGGAAAGAGTTTTGACATAACTTTATTCAGAAACCATTCTGTCTTCATCTCCCTAACATGGCTCCTACAGATCTCTACAGCAATGAATGGAGACATCAAAGTTGGAAAATACTTTAGTCTAAAACGGAAGAAAAGCAGCTGACAAAATTGTAGCCATTATTGCCAGTTCTAGTACAGTACGCAAAGTATGCTGGGCGATGTATAGTTTTCTATGGCCTCATTGTAGCCCacctaacaccccccccccaaatattttgtgGGCCAACAAAGACACACACCCCCATAAATGTTTTGTGTGAggaaaggcctctcctggcctGTTTCTCTGTCCACCCCCCTTCCCCCAGCAAAATCATATTGTGATACCAAGAGGGTATGAGggaactttctttttttaaaaaaaaaaaagtttgaaatggtgtgtttgtgtgtgtgtgtgtgtgtgtgtgtatgcaatcCCCTTGGGTTCAGCAGGGGGCATGCACAGCCCAAGGATCTGGGAAAGTTGTCTAGACCTGGATTAAAAGTAGGAAAATAAGGCGAATGATCTTTGGTTTTGCTATGGAAAAGCAATACTGAGTATGAAGCTTTTAGAAAGCATTCTTGTCACAGATCTTGATAAACTAGTGCCCCATTCACACCACACTGTCATAgtgttattattccattttaattgccatggcaacaccctatggaaacctgggatttgtagtctgagaccctggagctctctggctgagaatttgaaatgtCCCTCCCTGAActgtcaatcccaggattctacaagacagaaccatggtagttaaagtgaaataacagcagtataattctgtagtgtaaacAGGCCTCAGATCTTGAATATCAACCAAATCACCATATAAGAACCTCCTTGTGAGCATATAGTACTCACATGCAGCATAATATACAGAGAGAGACCTACACACACTTTAATGTGTGTAAAGTGTTCTTGCATGAACCAGTCACTTTATTCTATGGAAGAAAGCAGATCTATACATGCAGTGTAATGTACATTACTCTGCTTCCCTCAATCAATGGCATGCTACTGCCGTATGCATAAAAAACCCACATGCCATTGTAAAAAAATCAAAGCCATAGTTATCTTCTgctcctctctcttctctgtgTATTATGACTTAGGCAGCAGAAATTGAATGATTTGTCATAGCAACTgacccaataaaaataaaaatgggcccCTACCTGGAATGTATTTTGATTTTTCTAGAAACATCACAGATGTTTCTTTCAAGCCCAACAATATTCTACTTCctctaataacaacaaaaaccctttGGCCTAAGAAAGCtaattttttgtgttttgttttgtttttgcagctcCATAGTTAAAAATGCTTTACACCGGGTATTTAAACCTTTTCATGTATCTTTTCTACTTTCACAAACAATCTGTCTAGGTCATTCCTGATGTCTTCTAGTGAGCTCTTCACTGATTgcacatcattctcattggtctCTATTTTCACAGAATAGGCAACTAAACTGTCAACGGCAGTCCTGAGCATTTTCAAATCAGATTCAGCCTGACCAAGAGAAGAACGCAGTTCATCAATGGAATCTTTTACAGCGGGGAGTTCTCCTAGATGATTCTCAGATTGTCCTGGAGGCTTTCCTTGATCCAGCAAAGCACGAACCTGTTTCTGGATATTATTTAGTGCCTCAGCATTACTTGGTAAGTCGCTCACACTTTTCCTCAATTCATCGATGTCACTGTACATGGAGAGCTTTGCTTCACCAAGACTCCTTACAGTATCCGTCAGAAAACGAACTTCATCCTCTAAAGTCCCACGAAAGGAGCTGAGGCCCTCCTCTAAGGCAACGATCTTGCTGTCATATTTGGAGAGAAGGGACTCCATCTCTTCCATGTGTTGTACAGATGGGGACATCAGAGCCTGAAGATTTTCTTCTACAGATCCAAGCCTAGATTCAAACTCTTCATTGCTCTTCTGCAGACTTTCTACATCATCCTTGGTGAGCATAGAGCTTTCTTCCAAATTAGCAGGTGGCCTGGTGTGCAGCAAGTCTTCACTGAGTCTCTTAATCTCATCAGGAAGATGTGCAATAGACTCTTCAGCTTTAAGAACTTTCTCTTGCAAAGCTTGTAATGAAATATGCTCAGTGTCAGCAGCCTCTTTGAACTTTTCATGCTCTTGTTTGAGGTTGATGAGTTCTTTGACTTCAGACAACACATCAGACTCCATCAGATCTATGGTACTTTGCAGTGATTCTATGGTCTTTTCTTTAGCTCTCATGGATGTTTGCATCTCATCAACAGCCTGTTTCAAAACCTGAAGTTCTTGTCTGTATGCTTCTGTTTCACCAAGCGAAGCCAACTTTCTTTTGACTTCATTGATTTCATCTTGGCTTCGTTTCTGAACATCTGTGAATTCAGCAATATTGTCATTTATAGACCGGGTTAACTCTGTTAACCTTTCTTCTACAGTGTTTTCTAGTGATGTGAAATCTCGTTCTCTAGCATCTTTGACAACATGGATCCCATCTGACAGATCTTTTAGGATTTCATTTTGTAGTTTCTGAAGAACCTCACTAATGCGATTGATCTCACTCTCCCCTTGCCGaacagccttctcagtgacttCTTGCTTTTGCTGAGCATTTTTCAGCATCAATTCAAAACCTCCAAATGAAGCTTGAAGAGAATgcaactaaaagaaaaagaaataaacatataAGGTTTGGGGAAATGATCAGCAGAATTAAACTGCTGAATCAGGGCAACTTCAGTGGTATATCAAAATATGTGTCACCTAAGCAAAGCTAGATAAGTTACTTTTGGGGCTCCAGTCCCCAGCAATACCAGCTGTCATTACCCATAGCTAGGTGAGATGGAAGTTTTCATTCCAAaatagtaacatttccaagctctggacccAAATACACTCTACACTCGGCCTTATATACATGCCCCCAAGCAATATAATTCAGTGGTTCACAACACTTtgagaggtctttaaatagagtctGAATTGCCATCTGTTGGcggtgctttcattgtgagttcctgcatggtagtggttgtactggatggcccttgtggtctcttccaactctgattctatgaatctagtATTCTACTTGTAGAGCTGTGAGTACTTGACAATGTCTAAAGTTGCCACCAGCTCATTTTTGAAAACTGATTCCTACACCACAGTTTATCCCATTCAGCAGGGTCTGCTAACCCTCTGCATATAATTTTCAGAGGGGACTGGGAGGGTTCCCATGGAAAGAAATAAACAGGGAAGCCTGTCCATGCTTTTAACTTTTCAGCTACACATCTCTAAATACGATTCCACTTCATACACACCAAATGACTATAGTGTTTCAAACGAATAATTACATGACTACAgtcaaaatattaatattttcagtTGCCAACATCCAAAACCAAAACCCCTTTTGTTAGCATGTAATCTGAATGCACAACATTTTATTCAAGAACATAAACAAGTAAACTGCAGTTCAGACAACCTCAAAATCCATTTGACCAGTTCAGATTAATTggctgtgtgtgtatttctctcaAGTTATGCATGCTACTCTGTATTCATAGTAATGGACTGGTACCAAGGTTTCTCCTTTAACTAGCAGCAATAAGATATAATAATGCCACCACTGATTGTTACTGGAACAGAATGTAGATTTTTctatcttgattttttaaaatgccacactGGCTTGAAACAAGATGTCACTGTGGGAACATTATGGCTGCTATCAGCCTCAGAATATCTACAAGCACATTCCTTTGCAGGAGGTAGAGGTGGAAGACATTAAGAAAAAAACACTTTCACAGCCAATATCCATTTCATGCACCAGTAGAGGAAGCTCTACGCCAAGTACAAGTCTATAAACTCCATTTTAGTAACAGTTAAATAGATCATTGAGTTAAATGATATCTATTAATCCCTTTTAGCTTGGCAGCTAAATGTTATTAGCCCTGATCAAAAGGGCAATCTGAAACACAGTGGTGCAGAATACGTTATACCTTAGTAAGCCAATTTTTTACTGAAGAAATATTAAGTTTCTTTAACAATCTTAAAGTATGGGGGAGAGTAGAAGGTGCTAGAGCTTTTCTGACAACCTCAAGCACTTTATATGAAGGGCTATCAATAATGCCAGTTCTGGCTTTAATACAAGCAAGTCCGTTGTTTATGTTGTATAGAATTAGGAGAAAGAATGAAAATGACTTGTGTTACACAGAAGTAATAAGGATGGTTCCCATAGCCAGATGATTGGGACATGTTTTTCAGAATGTGTACATGTTACTGTTAGGGTCTACGCATTTCAATGCTATATTCTCCATGTACAGTAGTAAAATATCCAACGGGGAATTCAATATTATAGGTTTGAAAGAAGCAGAATAAACTGTTTGCTTGCACAACAGTGCTAAAAGTACTGATGGGACAGAGAATTAACCTCTATTCGTGAGAAGGATCAGTTTCACTTCTGaatttattatattacattttacacagttatgttttatattatattaaatgagagccagcatagtgcagcAGTTTGACTGGGACATTGGGAAACCAGGTTTtgtatccctgctcagccatatacCCTCAAGTAGTTTTggtcttatggcgaccctatcatggggttttcttgcaagatttgttcagataggagttacctttgccttcctctaaggttgagagagtatgactttcccaagatcacccaatggttttGAATGGGAATTCAAAAATACTactcttcagagttgtagtccaatatccAAACCATTACACCGCACTGGCTTTAAAATGCCCAAAGTCTGTTCAACTGCTGTCTTGATCCTACTTTCCTGGAAGTAAACCACACTGAAATCTGAAATTTACTTATGAACaaaatcacactggcttttacTGTTTGATTTACTACACTGGGTGTCCctcaagaaagaaaatacaggttgagtcttccttatccagaattccaaaaccagAAATACTCCAAATCCATAACTTTCCAtgtggatggctgagatag
It includes:
- the CKAP4 gene encoding cytoskeleton-associated protein 4, with the translated sequence MSSAKQRSHKGAPSSSEKAAPDDVAKKPPPQTGPPQPPKGGRGGSPGASPSPGSFCSLARLSYGSLSLLFLAAAAFSGYCLHHLSGEVERLGLGQEALARQREQLASGLRGASEKLHSLQASFGGFELMLKNAQQKQEVTEKAVRQGESEINRISEVLQKLQNEILKDLSDGIHVVKDARERDFTSLENTVEERLTELTRSINDNIAEFTDVQKRSQDEINEVKRKLASLGETEAYRQELQVLKQAVDEMQTSMRAKEKTIESLQSTIDLMESDVLSEVKELINLKQEHEKFKEAADTEHISLQALQEKVLKAEESIAHLPDEIKRLSEDLLHTRPPANLEESSMLTKDDVESLQKSNEEFESRLGSVEENLQALMSPSVQHMEEMESLLSKYDSKIVALEEGLSSFRGTLEDEVRFLTDTVRSLGEAKLSMYSDIDELRKSVSDLPSNAEALNNIQKQVRALLDQGKPPGQSENHLGELPAVKDSIDELRSSLGQAESDLKMLRTAVDSLVAYSVKIETNENDVQSVKSSLEDIRNDLDRLFVKVEKIHEKV